CTGAGCGATTCGCCAGTCTCCTCTTGCAAAACGGACAGTACGCCGCCTCTCAGCAGAGCGACGGAAGCGAGAACCCCCGTGGAGAGGAATGGAATGGCGAATCCCTCGAGACGACGACCGAAGGCCCCGCCCGGACCGCGGCACAGGAAGCGCAATGGCAAAAGTTGATGGAAGAGTCTACCAAGGAGACTCACGAGTCCGATTTCTATAATGAAACCATGAAGTGGGAAGCTGAGCCCGCTCTTGAAGCAGACCAGTATGTTGCCCATTTGATTGCGTCGAATCGAGCCGTTCTATGAGAGAGAAACGGGCGCTGATTCTTTACACCAGGGTTTCCGAGATTGAGAAGCAGATCGGGGCTGGCCTCATTGAGGAAGTTATCCAGGTTGCCGAGGGTGAGCTGAAGCTCGTCGACCACATGTACAAATCGGAAGCGTAAGTCCTTTGACGGTCAACATGGGTTGCAATTTGATGTCTTCGAGCAGCATTTGCTAATATTTGTTTTAGGTGGGAGGAGCTCGAGGAGAAACCCAGCCCTGGCCAGTGGAGCTACTTTGAGCGGGAGTAACGCCATGATTCGGTTTTGTTCAACTACGAGATTTGTATTTATTAGCTCACGGGTTAGTGGAGGGACACCTCCGTGGAAATTTCCTATAATACACAAAAAGGGGATTTATTCAATTGATTGCCTGCAATTTGCTCCTAGCTACAGAACCGTCTAAGTAGTGTAGGGACTGTCTCCGGGTAAGCTGAAGCCTCGTTTGAATACTGCCCCCAGGATATCATATTTCAAAAAGTACACTCATCAATCTCATACTTCTGTTAATTTATCAAGTTGTTCAATATATCTTTATCTTCTCaacggagtacttgtatgtTTGTATGTAGTTGCATAGATGCCCAGAACCGCAGGCGGTGAGCCCACCATCGCTAGGCGGGATTCCGTCTCCTTGTGGACACATCGTCCCTGAGCGTCGCCAGTCACTACTTAGAATAATTCTACTTTACTGCTCTTTGCCATTGCCTGTCCGTTCATCTCCTTTCAATAATACTGGCCGAGCGCTCTCTCCATACGAACTTTCTGATTGTACCCTCGGGCTGGGCTGTTTTGAGCGGCTCGTGGCCTGATTTCCCCTCCGTTTTCGCAGCAGGCCTCCCCCGACGCCGCACTCTTCTCTCTACAAACAACAGTACAATATGCGCTTGGATGTTAAGGTAAGAAGTCCTTGATAAAAGCTATACGCCGCGCTGGACAGGAGCATGTGATATGTGCCTGGAATTGCATCGAAAATGGTTGCTGACGTTGTACTTTACAGAGACAACTCTTTGCCCGCTCGGAGCGGGTAAAGGGCATTGATTTCCACCCTACGGAGCCATGGGTAAGTACATATAACCTTGCTTTGTTCTGTATGGTGCTAACTGTGACCTAGATCCTGACGACATTATATAGCGGTGCGTTCAAGTCGCCGACAATGGCTTCCGCTTCAATGCGCTAATTGAATAATAGGTCACGTATACATCTGGTCTTACGAGACCCAGGTAAGTTCGTAACATAATGTCTCCGTTAGCAGAGGATATAACTGACAATAGCTCTTCTAATAGTCAATTGTTAAAACCTTCGAACTCACCGATGTCCCCGTGCGGGCTGGGCGCTTCGTTGCCCGCAAGAACTGGATTGTTTGCGGTTCGGACGACTTCCAGCTCCGTGTCTACAACTACAATACGTCCGAGAAGATCACGTCGTTCGAGGCTCACCCCGACTACATTCGATCTATCGCCGTCCACCCCACTCAACCTTTCGTTTTGACCGCATCCGATGACATGACAATCAAGCTCTGGGATTGGGAGAGAGGCTGGAAATGCGTCCAGGTCTTCGAGGGCCACAGTCATTATGTGATGGGCTTGGCCATCAACCCCAAGGACACCAACACATTCGCTTCTGCATGTTTGGACCGGACGGTGAAGATCTGGAGCCTTGGCTCACCTCACGCCAACTTCACCCTTGAGGCCCACGAGACCAAGGGTGTGAACCATGTCGACTACTACCCGCAGGCTGACAAGCCATACCTCCTCACCACATCGGACGATAAGACCGTTAAGGTCTGGGACTACACAACGAAGGCGTTGATTGCGACTCTGGAAGGACACACGAGTAACGTCTCTTTCGCCTGCTACCACCCCGAACTCCCCGTGATTATCTCCGGTTCCGAAGATGGAACAATCAAGATCTGGCATGCCAACACATACCGACTGGAGCAGTCGTTGAGCTATGGGCTAGAGCGAGCCTGGTGTGTCTCGTAccagcgtggtaggcaggGTATCGCCATGGGTTTTGATGATGGTGCTGTGGTCGTCAAGATGGGTAGAGAGGAGCCTGCCGTTTCGATGGACAGCTCTGGAAAGGTCATCTGGGCCAGGCACAATGAAGTGGTGTCGACTGTTATCAAAGGTGGTGATCCCACTGTCAAAGACGGCTCACCCCTCGCTCTGCCCACGAAAGATCTGGGGTCTTGTGAAGTCTACCCGCAGACATTGTCGCACTCCCCCAACGGACGGTTTGTGTCTGTTTGTGGTGACGGAGAGTACATTATCTACACAGCGCTTGcc
This region of Aspergillus chevalieri M1 DNA, chromosome 4, nearly complete sequence genomic DNA includes:
- a CDS encoding complex I NDUFA5 subunit family protein (COG:C;~EggNog:ENOG410PPI3;~InterPro:IPR006806;~PFAM:PF04716;~go_process: GO:0022904 - respiratory electron transport chain [Evidence IEA]); the protein is MRSTFRLLANVKPRYLEPFAPTGLTGLLTHPSPRPTLIFLYQSTLDKLKHFPESSVYRQSTEALTRHRLQIVESTKPPGFEQWLERVKKTVGAEPERFASLLLQNGQYAASQQSDGSENPRGEEWNGESLETTTEGPARTAAQEAQWQKLMEESTKETHESDFYNETMKWEAEPALEADQVSEIEKQIGAGLIEEVIQVAEGELKLVDHMYKSEAWEELEEKPSPGQWSYFERE